CAGGCTCTGGAAATCTTAACCTACACCAACAAAAAAGCTGCTGTACTGGTTAAGAAAATCCTGGAATCTGCCATTGCTAATGCTGAACACAACGATGGCGCTGACATCGACGATCTGAAAGTCGCGAAAATTTTCGTAGACGAAGGCCCGACCATGAAACGCATCATGCCTCGTGCAAAAGGCCGTGCAGATCGTATCCTGAAGCGCACCAGCCACATCACTGTGGTTGTGTCCGATCGCTGAGACTCTGGAGACTAGCAATGGGTCAGAAAGTACATCCTAATGGTATTCGCCTGGGTATTGTCAAACCATGGAACTCTACCTGGTTCGCGAACACCAAAGAATTCGCTGACAACCTGGACAGCGACTTTAAAGTACGTCAGTTCCTGACTAAAGAACTGGCCAAGGCGTCCGTATCTCGTATCGTTATCGAACGTCCGGCTAAGAGCATCCGTGTGACTATTCACACTGCTCGCCCGGGCATCGTTATCGGTAAGAAAGGCGAAGACGTAGAAAAACTGCGCAAGGTCGTAGCGGACATCGCTGGCGTTCCTGCACAGATCAATATCGCCGAAGTTCGTAAACCTGAACTGGACGCAAAACTGGTTGCTGACAGCATCACTTCTCAGCTGGAACGTCGCGTTATGTTCCGTCGTGCTATGAAGCGTGCTGTACAGAACGCAATGCGTCTGGGCGCTAAAGGTATCAAAGTTGAAGTTAGCGGCCGTCTGGGCGGCGCGGAAATCGCACGTACCGAATGGTACCGCGAAGGTCGCGTACCGTTGCACACTCTGCGTGCTGACATCGACTACAACACCTCTGAAGCGCACACCACTTATGGTGTAATCGGCGTTAAAGTGTGGATCTTCAAAGGTGAGATCCTTGGTGGTATGGCTGCTGTTGAACAACCGGAACCGGCTGCTCAACCTAAAAAGCAGCAGCGTAAAGGCCGTAAATAAGGAGCGTCGCTGATGTTACAACCAAAGCGTACAAAATTCCGTAAGATGCACAAAGGCCGTAACCGCGGTCTGGCGCAGGGTACGGATGTTAGCTTCGGCACCTTCGGTCTGAAAGCTGTTGGCCGTGGTCGTCTGACTGCCCGTCAGATCGAAGCAGCACGTCGTGCTATGACTCGTGCAGTTAAGCGTCAAGGTAAAATCTGGATCCGTGTATTCCCGGACAAACCGATTACTGAGAAGCCGCTGGCAGTGCGTATGGGTAAAGGTAAGGGTAACGTTGAGTATTGGGTTGCCCTGATCCAGCCGGGTAAAGTCCTGTATGAAATGGACGGTGTACCGGAAGAGCTTGCCCGTGAAGCATTCAAGCTGGCAGCAGCAAAACTGCCTATCAAAACCACCTTTGTAACTAAGACGGTGATGTAATGAAAGCAACTGAGCTGCGCGAAAAAAGCGTTGAAGAGCTGAACACTGAGCTGCTTAACCTGCTGCGTGAGCAGTTTAACCTGCGCATGCAGGCAGCATCTGGCCAGCTGCAGCAGACCCATCTGCTGAAGCAAGTACGCCGTGATGTTGCACGCGTTAAGACTTTACTGACTGAGAAGGCGGGTGCGTAATGACCGATAAAATCCGTACTCTGCAAGGTCGCGTTGTGAGCGACAAAATGGAGAAATCCATTGTTGTTGCCATCGAACGTTTCGTGAAACACCCGATCTACGGTAAATTCATCAAGCGTACGACCAAAGTGCACGTACATGACGAGAACAACGAATGTGGTACCGGCGACGTGGTAGAAATCCGCGAATGCCGTCCACTGTCCAAGACTAAAACCTGGACTCTGGTTCGCGTTGTAGAGAAAGCTGTTCTGTAATTCAGAATACTTTGTCTGTAAAACCCCCGCTTGCGGGGGTTTTTTATTTCCGTAATCTGGCCTGGCACCTGTCAGACCTGCCTGCCTATAACTTCACCATCAATTACCGCCGTAGTCCCGCAGCCCATTCACTGAGGATAAGGTTTTTACATCTTCAGGCCGCAAGGTGGGGGAGGGGAGAGTTGCGATGTATCGCCCTGAATTTTGATGGTTTACGAGCCTTAATATATGACCGGCGGCTCATTACTCCGGCCAGAATCAAATATTGCTGCAAAATAATACGCATATTGGTTGCTACGGCTCAGGCAATTCCCTAGAATACGCCTTCCTCATATCATGGGGATAACCTTACGGCCCAGTCATGGGTCGTTTATTTTTTCTACCCATATCCAGGAACCGGTGTTATAATGCCGCGCCCTTGTTTATGGGGCTTTCTAACGACCTGAAATTTAGGTCCCGAAGTAGTAGTTGACATTAGCGGAGCACTAAAATGATCCAAGAACAGACTATGCTGAACGTCGCCGACAACTCCGGTGCACGTCGCGTAATGTGTATCAAGGTTCTGGGTGGCTCGCACCGTCGCTACGCAGGCGTAGGCGACATCATCAAGATCACTATCAAGGAAGCAATTCCACGTGGTAAGGTCAAAAAAGGTGATGTGCTGAAGGCGGTAGTGGTGCGCACCAAGAAGGGTGTTCGTCGCCCTGACGGTTCTGTCATTCGCTTCGATGGTAATGCATGCGTTATTTTAAACAATAACAGCGAGCAGCCTATCGGAACGCGTATTTTTGGGCCGGTAACTCGTGAACTTCGCAACGAGAAGTTCATGAAAATCATTTCCCTGGCACCAGAAGTACTCTAAGGAGCGAATCATGGCAGCGAAAATCCGTCGTGATGACGAAGTTATCGTGTTGACCGGTAAAGATAAAGGTAAGCGCGGTAAAGTAAAAAATGTCCTGTCTTCCGGCAAGGTCATTGTTGAAGGTATCAACCTGGTTAAGAAACATCAGAAGCCTGTACCGGCTCTGAACCAGGCGGGTGGCATTGTTGAAAAAGAAGCTGCAATCCAGCTTTCCAACATTGCAATCTTCAATGCGGCAACCGGCAAGGCTGACCGTGTAGGCTTTAGATTCGAAGACGGCAAAAAAGTCCGTTTCTTCAAGTCTAACAGCGAAACTATCAAGTAATTTGGAGTAGTACGATGGCGAAACTGCATGATTACTACAAAGACGAAGTAGTTAAAAAACTCATGACTGAGTTTAACTACAATTCTGTCATGCAAGTCCCTCGGGTCGAGAAGATCACCCTGAATATGGGTGTTGGTGAAGCGATCGCTGACAAGAAACTGCTGGATAACGCAGCAGCTGACCTGACAGCAATCTCCGGCCAAAAGCCGCTGATCACCAAAGCACGCAAATCTGTTGCAGGCTTCAAAATCCGTCAGGGCTATCCGATCGGCTGTAAAGTAACTCTGCGTGGCGAACGCATGTGGGAGTTCTTTGAGCGTCTGATCACTATTGCTGTTCCTCGTATCCGTGACTTCCGCGGTCTTTCCGCTAAGTCTTTCGACGGTCGTGGAAACTACAGCATGGGTGTCCGTGAGCAGATCATCTTCCCAGAAATCGACTACGACAAAGTCGATCGCGTTCGTGGTTTGGATATCACCATTACCACTACTGCGAAATCTGACGAAGAAGGCCGTGCTCTGCTGGCTGCCTTTGACTTCCCGTTCCGCAAGTAAGGTAGGGTTACTTCATGGCAAAGCAATCTATGAAAGCACGCGAAGTCAAACGCGTTGCTCTGGCTGATAAATTCTTCGCTAAACGCGCAGAACTGAAAGCTATCATTTCTGACGTGAACGCTTCTGACGAAGACCGTTGGAATGCAGTTCTCAAGCTTCAGTCCCTGCCGCGTGATTCCAGCCCGTCCCGTCAGCGTAACCGCTGCCGCCAAACTGGTCGTCCGCACGCATTTCTGCGGAAGTTCGGGTTGAGCCGTATTAAGGTCCGTGAAGCCGCTATGCGCGGTGAAATCCCGGGTCTTAAAAAGGCTAGCTGGTAATTGTCACCAATTGAATCACGGGAGTAGAGACAGATGAGCATGCAAGATCCGATCGCGGATATGCTGACCCGTATCCGTAACGGTCAGGCCGCGAGCAAAGTTGCGGTCACCATGCCTTCCTCCAAGCTGAAAGTGGCGATTGCCAAAGTGCTGAAGGAAGAAGGTTTTATTGAAGATTTCAAAATCGAAGGCGACACCAAGCCTGAACTGGAACTTACTCTGAAGTATTTCCAGGGCAAAGCTGTTGTAGAAAGCATTCAGCGTGTTAGCCGCCCAAGTCTGCGCATCTATAAGAAAAAAGATGAGCTGCCAAAAGTTATGGCTGGACTGGGTATCGCTGTTATTTCTACCTCTAAAGGTGTTATGACTGATCGTGCAGCGCGCCAGGCTGGTCTTGGTGGCGAAATTATCTGCTACGTAGCCTAATCGGAGGAAAAAATGTCTCGTGTTGCTAAAGCACCGGTCGTTATTCCTGCCGGCGTTGACGTAAAACTCAACGGTCAGGTTATTACGATCAAAGGTAAAAATGGCGAGCTGACTCGTACCATCAACGATGCTGTTGAAGTTAAACACGCTGATAACCACCTGACCTTCGGGCCGCGTGATGGTTATTCAGACGGTTGGGCACAGGCGGGTACCGCTCGTGCACTGCTTAACTCCGTAGTTATCGGTGTTACCGAAGGCTTCACTAAGAAGCTTCAATTGGTAGGTGTAGGCTACCGTGCAGCTGTTAAAGGAAGTGTTGTAAACCTGTCTTTAGGTTTCTCTCATCCTGTAGAACATCAGCTGCCGGCTGGCATCACTGCTGAATGTCCGACTCAAACTGAAATCGTGCTGAAAGGCGCTGATAAGCAGATGATCGGTCAAGTAGCAGCTGATCTGCGCGCTTATCGTCGTCCTGAGCCTTATAAAGGCAAGGGTGTTCGTTACGCCGACGAAGTCGTGCGTACCAAAGAGGCTAAGAAGAAGTAAGGTAACACTATGGATAAGAAATCTGCTCGTATCCGTCGTGCGACCCGCGCACGTCGCAAGCTTAAAGAGCTGGGCGCGACTCGCCTGGTGGTACATCGTACCCCGCGTCATATTTACGCACAGGTAATCGCACCGAACGGTTCTGAAGTTCTGGTAGCTGCTTCTACAGCAGAAAAAGCTATCTCTGAACAGCTGAAGTACACTGGGAACAAAGATGCCGCAGCCGCTGTTGGTAAAGCAGTTGCTGAGCGCGCAATCGAAAAAGGCATCAAAGATGTTTCTTTCGACCGCTCTGGTTTCCAATATCATGGTCGTGTCCAGGCACTGGCAGATGCTGCCCGTGAAGCTGGCCTTCAGTTCTAAGGTAGAGGTGTAAGATGGCTCACATCGAAAAACAAGCTGGCGAACTGCAGGAAAAGCTGATCGCGGTAAACCGCGTATCTAAAACCGTTAAAGGTGGCCGTATTTTCTCCTTCACAGCTCTGACTGTAGTTGGTGATGGTAATGGTCGCGTAGGTTTTGGTTACGGTAAAGCGCGTGAAGTTCCAGCAGCGATCCAGAAAGCGATGGAAAAAGCCCGTCGCAACATGATTAACGTCGCGCTGAACAACGGCACCCTGCAGCACCCTGTTAAGGGTACTCACACTGGGTCTCGCGTGTTCATGCAGCCGGCTTCCGAAGGTACCGGTATCATCGCCGGTGGTGCAATGCGCGCCGTTCTGGAAGTCGCTGGGGTTCATAACGTTCTGGCTAAAACCTATGGTTCCACCAACCCGATCAACGTGGTTCGTGCAACTATTGATGGCCTGGAAAATATGAAATCTCCAGAAATGGTCGCTGCCAAGCGTGGTAAATCCGTTGAAGAAATTCTGGGGTAATTGACCATGGCAAAGACTATTAAAATTACTCAAACCCGCAGTGCAATCGGCCGTCTGCCTAAACACAAGGCAACGCTGCTTGGCCTGGGTCTGCGTCGTATTGGCCACACCGTAGAGCGCGAGGATACTCCTGCTGTTCGTGGTATGGTCAACGCGGTTTCCTACATGGTTAAAGTTGAGGAGTAAGAGATGCGTTTAAATACTCTGTCTCCGGCCGAAGGGTCTAAGCACGCTGCGAAGCGTCTGGGTCGTGGTATCGGTTCTGGCCTGGGTAAAACCGGTGGTCGTGGTCACAAAGGTCAGAAGTCTCGTTCTGGCGGTGGCGTACGTCGCGGTTTCGAAGGTGGCCAGATGCCACTGTACCGTCGTCTGCCGAAATTCGGTTTCACCTCTCGCAAAGCAATGGTTACTGCAGAGATTCGTCTCTCTGACCTGGCGAAAGTTGAAGGCGGTATCGTTGACCTGAACACCCTGAAAGCAGCAAACATCATCGGCATCCAGATCGAATTTGCAAAAGTGATCCTGGCTGGTGAAGTTTCTGCTCCGGTAACGGTTCGTGGCCTGCGCGTCACTAAAGGCGCTCGTGCTGCTATCGAAGCTGCTGGCGGTAAAATCGAGGAATAAGTAGCTGATGGCAAAACAACCGGGGTTAGATTTTCAAAGCGCTAAAGGCGGCTTTGGCGAACTGAAACGCAGACTTTTGTTTGTAATCGGTGCGCTGATCGTTTTCCGTATTGGCTCTTTTATTCCGATCCCTGGTATTGATGCCACTGTACTTGCCAAACTGCTCGAACAACAGCGTGGCACCATCATTGAAATGTTTAACATGTTCTCTGGTGGTGCTTTGAGTCGTGCCTCTATCTTCGCGTTGGGGATCATGCCGTATATTTCGGCGTCGATCATCATCCAGCTCCTCACGGTGGTTCATCCTGCCCTGGCCGAGCTGAAGAAAGAAGGGGAGTCTGGTCGTCGTAAGATTAGCCAGTACACCCGTTGGGGCACGCTCGTTTTGGCTATATTCCAGTCAATCGGTATTGCTACCGGTTTACCGAATATGCCAGGAATGCATGGTCTGGTTATTAACCCAGGCTTTTCGTTCTACTTTGCTGCTGTTGTCTCGCTGGTCACCGGTACCATGTTCCTGATGTGGTTAGGTGAGCAGATTACTGAACGCGGTATCGGTAACGGTATCTCGATCATTATTTTCGCGGGTATCGTTGCGGGTCTGCCGCCGGCCATTGGCCATACCATCGAGCAAGCGCGGCAGGGCGACCTGCACTTCCTCCTGTTGCTGTTGGTTGCAGTGTTGGTATTTGCCGTGACCTTCTTTGTTGTGTTTGTTGAACGTGGTCAGCGTCGTATCGTCGTTAACTACGCTAAGCGCCAACAAGGCCGTCGCGTCTATGCAGCACAGAGCACACATTTGCCTCTGAAAGTAAATATGGCCGGTGTTATTCCTGCTATCTTTGCTTCCAGTATCATTCTGTTCCCGGCGACCATCGCGTCATGGTTCGGGGGCGGTACCGGTTGGAACTGGCTGACAACAATTTCGCTGTATTTGCAGCCTGGGCAACCGCTTTATGTGTTACTCTATGCGTCTGCAATCATCTTCTTCTGTTTCTTCTACACGGCGTTGGTTTTCAACCCGCGTGAAACAGCGGATAACCTGAAGAAGTCCGGTGCATTTGTACCAGGAATTCGTCCGGGAGAGCAAACGGCGAAGTATATCGATAAAGTAATGACTCGTCTGACTCTGGTCGGTGCGTTGTATATTACTTTTATCTGCCTGATCCCGGAGTTCATGCGTGATGCGATGAAAGTGCCGTTCTACTTCGGTGGGACCTCGCTACTTATCGTTGTTGTCGTGATTATGGACTTTATGGCTCAAGTGCAAACTCTAATGATGTCTAGTCAGTACGAGTCTGCATTGAAGAAGGCGAATCTGAAAGGCTACGGCCGTTAATGATCGCCTGAGAAGTTACGGAGAGTAAAAATGAAAGTTCGTGCTTCCGTCAAGAAATTATGTCGTAACTGCAAAATCGTTAAGCGTGATGGCGTCATCCGCGTAATCTGCAGCGCCGAGCCGAAGCATAAACAGCGTCAAGGCTGATTTATCTCGCATATTTTTCTTGCAAAGTTGGGTTGAGCTGGCTAGATTAGCCAGCCAACCTTTTATGTGTCTGTACACTCCCATTTGAGTATCCTGAAAACGGGCTTTTCAGCATGGGGTGTACTAGTTTAATTAGTAGGAGTGCATAGTGGCCCGTATAGCAGGCATTAACATTCCTGATCACAAGCATGCCGTAATCGCTTTACAGTCGATTTTCGGTGTCGGCCAGACCCGTTCTAAAGCCATCCTGGCTGCAGTGGGTATTGCTGAAAATGTTAAGATCAGTGAGCTGTCTGAAGAGCAAATCGACTCTCTGCGTGATGAAGTCGGTAAGTTCGTTGTTGAAGGCGATCTGCGTCGTGAAGTCACCCTGAGCATCAAGCGTCTGATGGACCTTGGTTGCTATCGTGGTTTGCGTCATCGTCGTGGTCTTCCGGTTCGCGGTCAGCGCACCAAGACCAACGCACGTACCCGTAAGGGTCCGCGTAAACCGATCAAGAAATAATCGGGGTGATTGAATAATGGCAAAGGCACCAGTTCGTGCACGTAAACGTGTAAGAAAACAAGTCTCAGATGGCGTGGCTCATGTCCATGCATCTTTCAACAACACAATCGTTACCATTACTGACCGTCAGGGTAACGCATTGGGTTGGGCAACTGCCGGTGGTTCCGGTTTCCGTGGTTCTCGTAAATCTACGCCGTTCGCAGCCCAAGTTGCTGCAGAGCGTTGCGCAGAAGCCGTGAAAGAATACGGTATCAAGAATCTGGAAGTTATGGTTAAGGGTCCAGGTCCAGGCCGCGAATCTACTATTCGTGCTCTGAATGCCGCTGGTTTCCGCATCACTAATATTACTGATGTGACTCCGATCCCTCATAACGGTTGTCGTCCGCCGAAAAAACGTCGCGTATAACGCCCCGTTTTTAGGATAGTTGGAGAAAGAAAATGGCAAGATATTTGGGTCCTAAGCTCAAGCTGAGCCGTCGCGAAGGTACAGACCTCTTCCTGAAGTCTGGCGTTCGCGCGATTGATACCAAGTGTAAGATTGAACAAGCTCCTGGCCAGCACGGTGCGCGTAAACCGCGTCTGTCTGACTATGGTGTGCAGTTGCGTGAAAAGCAGAAAGTTCGCCGTATGTACGGTGTTCTGGAGCGTCAGTTCCGTAACTACTACAAAGAAGCAGCCCGTCTGAAAGGCAACACCGGTGAAAACCTGCTGGGCCTGCTGGAAGGTCGTCTGGACAACGTAGTTTATCGTATGGGCTTCGGTGCCACTCGTGCAGAAGCACGTCAGCTGGTTAGCCATAAAGCTATTATGGTAAACGGTCGTGTCGTTAACATCGCTTCTTATCAGGTTACCGCGAACGACGTAGTTAGCGTTCGTGAGAAAGCTAAACAGCAGTCTCGCGTGAAAGCCGCTCTGGAGCTGGCTGAACAGCGTGAAAAGCCAACCTGGCTGGAAGTTGATGCTGGCAAGATGGAAGGTACGTACAAGCGTAAGCCTGAGCGTTCTGATCTGTCTGCGGACATTAACGAACACCTGATCGTCGAGCTTTACTCCAAGTAAAGCTTAGTACCAAAGAGAGGACACAATGCAGGGTTCTGTGACAGAGTTTCTAAAACCGCGCCTGGTAGATATCGAGCAAGTGAGTTCGACGCACGCCAAGGTGACCCTTGAGCCGTTAGAGCGTGGCTTTGGCCATACTCTTGGTAACGCACTGCGCCGTATTCTGCTTTCGTCGATGCCGGGTTGCGCGGTGACCGAGGTTGAGATTGATGGTGTACTGCATGAGTACAGCACCAAAGAAGGCGTTCAGGAAGATATCCTGGAGATCCTGCTCAACCTGAAAGGGCTGGCGGTGAAAGTTCAGGGTAAAGATGAAGTTATTCTTACTCTGAATAAATCTGGCATTGGCCCTGTGACTGCAGCCGATATCACCCATGATGGTGATGTCGAAATCGTCAAGCCTCAGCACGTGATCTGCCACCTGACCGATGAAAACGCATCAATCAATATGCGTATCAAAGTTCAGCGCGGTCGTGGTTATGTGCCGGCCTCTGCCCGAATTCATTCGGAAGAAGATGAGCGCCCAATCGGCCGTCTGCTGGTAGACGCTTGCTATAGCCCTGTTGAACGCATTGCGTACAACGTGGAAGCGGCACGTGTTGAGCAGCGCACCGACCTGGACAAGCTGGTCATCGAAATGGAAACCAACGGTACTATCGACCCGGAAGAGTCGATTCGCCGTGCGGCAACCATTCTTGCTGAACAACTTGAAGCTTTCGTTGACCTGCGTGATGTACGTCAGCCGGAAGTTAAAGAAGAGAAGCCAGAATTCGATCCGATCCTGCTGCGCCCTGTTGACGATCTGGAATTGACTGTCCGCTCTGCTAACTGCCTTAAGGCAGAAGCTAT
This genomic interval from Salmonella enterica subsp. enterica serovar Choleraesuis contains the following:
- the rplV gene encoding 50S ribosomal protein L22 gives rise to the protein METIAKHRHARSSAQKVRLVADLIRGKKVSQALEILTYTNKKAAVLVKKILESAIANAEHNDGADIDDLKVAKIFVDEGPTMKRIMPRAKGRADRILKRTSHITVVVSDR
- the rpsC gene encoding 30S ribosomal protein S3; translated protein: MGQKVHPNGIRLGIVKPWNSTWFANTKEFADNLDSDFKVRQFLTKELAKASVSRIVIERPAKSIRVTIHTARPGIVIGKKGEDVEKLRKVVADIAGVPAQINIAEVRKPELDAKLVADSITSQLERRVMFRRAMKRAVQNAMRLGAKGIKVEVSGRLGGAEIARTEWYREGRVPLHTLRADIDYNTSEAHTTYGVIGVKVWIFKGEILGGMAAVEQPEPAAQPKKQQRKGRK
- the rplP gene encoding 50S ribosomal protein L16, translating into MLQPKRTKFRKMHKGRNRGLAQGTDVSFGTFGLKAVGRGRLTARQIEAARRAMTRAVKRQGKIWIRVFPDKPITEKPLAVRMGKGKGNVEYWVALIQPGKVLYEMDGVPEELAREAFKLAAAKLPIKTTFVTKTVM
- the rpmC gene encoding 50S ribosomal protein L29 codes for the protein MKATELREKSVEELNTELLNLLREQFNLRMQAASGQLQQTHLLKQVRRDVARVKTLLTEKAGA
- the rpsQ gene encoding 30S ribosomal protein S17; its protein translation is MTDKIRTLQGRVVSDKMEKSIVVAIERFVKHPIYGKFIKRTTKVHVHDENNECGTGDVVEIRECRPLSKTKTWTLVRVVEKAVL
- the rplN gene encoding 50S ribosomal protein L14; the protein is MIQEQTMLNVADNSGARRVMCIKVLGGSHRRYAGVGDIIKITIKEAIPRGKVKKGDVLKAVVVRTKKGVRRPDGSVIRFDGNACVILNNNSEQPIGTRIFGPVTRELRNEKFMKIISLAPEVL
- the rplX gene encoding 50S ribosomal protein L24; its protein translation is MAAKIRRDDEVIVLTGKDKGKRGKVKNVLSSGKVIVEGINLVKKHQKPVPALNQAGGIVEKEAAIQLSNIAIFNAATGKADRVGFRFEDGKKVRFFKSNSETIK
- the rplE gene encoding 50S ribosomal protein L5; its protein translation is MAKLHDYYKDEVVKKLMTEFNYNSVMQVPRVEKITLNMGVGEAIADKKLLDNAAADLTAISGQKPLITKARKSVAGFKIRQGYPIGCKVTLRGERMWEFFERLITIAVPRIRDFRGLSAKSFDGRGNYSMGVREQIIFPEIDYDKVDRVRGLDITITTTAKSDEEGRALLAAFDFPFRK
- the rpsN gene encoding 30S ribosomal protein S14; translated protein: MAKQSMKAREVKRVALADKFFAKRAELKAIISDVNASDEDRWNAVLKLQSLPRDSSPSRQRNRCRQTGRPHAFLRKFGLSRIKVREAAMRGEIPGLKKASW
- the rpsH gene encoding 30S ribosomal protein S8 — translated: MSMQDPIADMLTRIRNGQAASKVAVTMPSSKLKVAIAKVLKEEGFIEDFKIEGDTKPELELTLKYFQGKAVVESIQRVSRPSLRIYKKKDELPKVMAGLGIAVISTSKGVMTDRAARQAGLGGEIICYVA
- the rplF gene encoding 50S ribosomal protein L6; this translates as MSRVAKAPVVIPAGVDVKLNGQVITIKGKNGELTRTINDAVEVKHADNHLTFGPRDGYSDGWAQAGTARALLNSVVIGVTEGFTKKLQLVGVGYRAAVKGSVVNLSLGFSHPVEHQLPAGITAECPTQTEIVLKGADKQMIGQVAADLRAYRRPEPYKGKGVRYADEVVRTKEAKKK
- the rplR gene encoding 50S ribosomal protein L18: MDKKSARIRRATRARRKLKELGATRLVVHRTPRHIYAQVIAPNGSEVLVAASTAEKAISEQLKYTGNKDAAAAVGKAVAERAIEKGIKDVSFDRSGFQYHGRVQALADAAREAGLQF
- the rpsE gene encoding 30S ribosomal protein S5, coding for MAHIEKQAGELQEKLIAVNRVSKTVKGGRIFSFTALTVVGDGNGRVGFGYGKAREVPAAIQKAMEKARRNMINVALNNGTLQHPVKGTHTGSRVFMQPASEGTGIIAGGAMRAVLEVAGVHNVLAKTYGSTNPINVVRATIDGLENMKSPEMVAAKRGKSVEEILG
- the rpmD gene encoding 50S ribosomal protein L30; protein product: MAKTIKITQTRSAIGRLPKHKATLLGLGLRRIGHTVEREDTPAVRGMVNAVSYMVKVEE
- the rplO gene encoding 50S ribosomal protein L15, with the protein product MRLNTLSPAEGSKHAAKRLGRGIGSGLGKTGGRGHKGQKSRSGGGVRRGFEGGQMPLYRRLPKFGFTSRKAMVTAEIRLSDLAKVEGGIVDLNTLKAANIIGIQIEFAKVILAGEVSAPVTVRGLRVTKGARAAIEAAGGKIEE
- the secY gene encoding protein translocase subunit SecY — its product is MAKQPGLDFQSAKGGFGELKRRLLFVIGALIVFRIGSFIPIPGIDATVLAKLLEQQRGTIIEMFNMFSGGALSRASIFALGIMPYISASIIIQLLTVVHPALAELKKEGESGRRKISQYTRWGTLVLAIFQSIGIATGLPNMPGMHGLVINPGFSFYFAAVVSLVTGTMFLMWLGEQITERGIGNGISIIIFAGIVAGLPPAIGHTIEQARQGDLHFLLLLLVAVLVFAVTFFVVFVERGQRRIVVNYAKRQQGRRVYAAQSTHLPLKVNMAGVIPAIFASSIILFPATIASWFGGGTGWNWLTTISLYLQPGQPLYVLLYASAIIFFCFFYTALVFNPRETADNLKKSGAFVPGIRPGEQTAKYIDKVMTRLTLVGALYITFICLIPEFMRDAMKVPFYFGGTSLLIVVVVIMDFMAQVQTLMMSSQYESALKKANLKGYGR
- the rpsM gene encoding 30S ribosomal protein S13; this encodes MARIAGINIPDHKHAVIALQSIFGVGQTRSKAILAAVGIAENVKISELSEEQIDSLRDEVGKFVVEGDLRREVTLSIKRLMDLGCYRGLRHRRGLPVRGQRTKTNARTRKGPRKPIKK
- the rpsK gene encoding 30S ribosomal protein S11, with the protein product MAKAPVRARKRVRKQVSDGVAHVHASFNNTIVTITDRQGNALGWATAGGSGFRGSRKSTPFAAQVAAERCAEAVKEYGIKNLEVMVKGPGPGRESTIRALNAAGFRITNITDVTPIPHNGCRPPKKRRV
- the rpsD gene encoding 30S ribosomal protein S4: MARYLGPKLKLSRREGTDLFLKSGVRAIDTKCKIEQAPGQHGARKPRLSDYGVQLREKQKVRRMYGVLERQFRNYYKEAARLKGNTGENLLGLLEGRLDNVVYRMGFGATRAEARQLVSHKAIMVNGRVVNIASYQVTANDVVSVREKAKQQSRVKAALELAEQREKPTWLEVDAGKMEGTYKRKPERSDLSADINEHLIVELYSK
- the rpoA gene encoding DNA-directed RNA polymerase subunit alpha; protein product: MQGSVTEFLKPRLVDIEQVSSTHAKVTLEPLERGFGHTLGNALRRILLSSMPGCAVTEVEIDGVLHEYSTKEGVQEDILEILLNLKGLAVKVQGKDEVILTLNKSGIGPVTAADITHDGDVEIVKPQHVICHLTDENASINMRIKVQRGRGYVPASARIHSEEDERPIGRLLVDACYSPVERIAYNVEAARVEQRTDLDKLVIEMETNGTIDPEESIRRAATILAEQLEAFVDLRDVRQPEVKEEKPEFDPILLRPVDDLELTVRSANCLKAEAIHYIGDLVQRTEVELLKTPNLGKKSLTEIKDVLASRGLSLGMRLENWPPASIADE